The Ailuropoda melanoleuca isolate Jingjing chromosome 15, ASM200744v2, whole genome shotgun sequence genomic sequence gtcaaataaataaaatttaaaaaatctttaaaaaaaaaaaaaagatgtaccatAATGGAGTTAAGGGTCTGGAACTAGGATATTTGTAGGTCAGGGTGACCCCACTAAATACTGAAGACAAAGTACATCGCAATCAAAACAACTAGAAGACTTGGAAACCCTCTGGGTGGTCCTGTATCAACCATTAATAATGCACTAATAACTAAAGTACACTGAAGTGCAGGGTTCACTCCACCAGCACAATGAAggtggaagggaaagggaagcttAAAGTCTTAATTAAAAGTGAGACATGACAGGTAGAGGCCTGATAACCTGGGAGGTATCATGATGAATGGATATGGATTCTTTCCTAGAACAGAGTTGTATAAGAGTTGGTGAAAATGTGGTGAGATAAATCACATTCAATCTCACAAACCACCGAACTAGAACAACTGAACCAGAAAACCCAAATCAAGCCTTAGGCATGTGACTTTTAGAAGAGTATTAAATAACCTTTGCTGCCATATTAACATCTGGTTTAAATATCTCAATATCTGAGGACCTTCAGATgccaaaaataatcaaaataagatCCTTCCCTACATTAGATAATTTTTGTCATGACTTCCGCCCTTTACAACCATATCTACAAGTATGTTCGttaattaaagtatttattgaacatctagtTTATACAAATCCTGTGTTACGAAGtaaggacaaagaaacaaaagacactaTTATTGGCCTCAagtagagaaatagagaaaaggaggcagtgaCAATGAAGTGTAATAATGACGTATTCTCAAGCAGCTCTGGGACCACAGATAAGGGAGGACATTTGACAGAGAATACAGAGCACAAAGAAAGGTCCAGCACATTACAGAGGTTCAATAACTACTAAATGAAAAATGGTCTAATGTGCTCTCCAGGACTTTGGTTTGCAAAAACCTTTTTAACCAGTCTATTAGTCAGGTATCAGTCAAAAGACAGAAATCACACcagtaattttaaaagagaatttaatgTAAGTTGTTAACCATGAATTGGAGAACTGGAAAGGCAAAAAAGGAACTCATATAATCACGAAGAAAGTAATGACAGGAAGCAGCTATGACTCCCAgagccaagggaaacaaaaggaagtgACTGGAATTACTAAAATTCAAAGATTTGGAGAAACCCTAGAAAACTGGAGCCCAgatctctaaaaataaagcacTCCCTGAAGAACATGAAGAACCAAGAACTTGAGGAGGGTCCCTGCAAAACTGGGACACAAATCTCTGAGACGGAACAAAAGGCTAGTGATATCATCTAGGAGCGAGGTGATGAGGGTTCTAGGAATGTGGAAAAACTGCAAAATGGAGCCATTTGCCACTCCTACTCTTGCCAGGATGAAGTCCTATCGCTGTGAATATATTGATAGGAAGAAGTAAACATAAAGGAGCAAATCCCTTGCCACTCCTCCTACTGGCAGAATTTAATAGGGAACCAGGTGGTAAATGAGAAATATACTTTGTAGGGTTTCAGCTccaacaccacaaaaaaaagtttagaagGATGAGTCTgaagctgataaaaaaaaaaaataataccttaaaaGCCAGCACCACCTATATGATTACTCCTCTCTATATACTCAAGGtaatattctgtaaatatttagaattacAAAACTCTAGATAATTCAGCAATTTGACTTTTCTCATGACTTCTgaggaaattatataaataatcaaCACTAAAATAGGGCATCTATTTTCACACCTCAAACTTTAAAAGAACAACCACCCATGCTGTACTCTATCATATACTTACGCAATGCACAGATCTTCAAAACAAAATCAGGATCTGAGTtgggaagaatctttttttttttttttttttttttttaaaattttttttttttttttgNNNNNNNNNNNNNNNNNNNNNNNNNNNNNNNNNNNNNNNNNNNNNNNNNNNNNNNNNNNNNNNNNNNNNNNNNNNNNNNNNNNNNNNNNNNNNNNNNNNNNNNNNNNNNNNNNNNNNNNNNNNNNNNNNNNNNNNNNNNNNNNNNNNNNNNNNNNNNNttaaagattttatttatttattcgacagagatagagacagccagcgagagaaggaacacaagcagggggagtgggagaggaagaagcaggctcatagtggaagagcctgacgtggggctcgatcccataaccctgggatcacgccctgagccgaaggcagacgcttaaccgctgtgccacccaggcgccccgagttggGAAGAATCTTAAGGCTCATATTTAGCGTCTAcatgaaaactttaaaactctcAAGTATTCAAAAATCATCACAGGAGTAATGTGGATTAATGAAAGGCCTGAATTGCTAAAATTTTAGATGAGCACTATTTTATTACCTCAAAATATAAGTAGCTCTTTTAGACCAAATCTTTTCCTagtgattaattttaatatttttattgcctGAAATGTTCTGAATCCTCCTCTGGAATACCTGACTTATGAATACATCATTTCAAACATACCATATTTCACCAAATTTAAGATGCCATCAATTATAGAACACAGCACTACTGCACAAAtcactaaggggaaaaaatgctgtAAGTCAAACTATGACTTCATGGGTTTTTTCATGGACTTTTAAGAATTCCTGAAAGAACTCTACCACATTGATAATCTAatgtactggggtgcctgggtggctcagttggttggttaagcatctaccttcggctcaggtcgtgatcccagagttgagctccctgctcatcagggagtctgcttctccttctccctcccccactccgcTGGtgccctctctctaataaataaaatattttttaaaaaataaacaataaaataaataaaaaaacaataaacaataaaaaataatctaatgtACTGCTAAGGGGTATTATCtcaatatatttgaataatttttttattgccaATTACTATTATACCAGTTCTTAGAGTGCATATAAGTATTTTGgtttcttaaacttttatttttatttcccttgtagttttttatctttttagttaCTCAACAAATAGCAAAATACTAACCTTAGTTCATTTCTGTTCATTTCAAACTGGTGGGCTAAATAATTTCATTCAACATTTGCAGGGCTAGTTAGATTATGGTGATGATTgtacaaatgtaaatatattaaaaaccactgaattatacatcTTAAACGTAAGTTTTACAcagaaattatatttcaacaaTGCTGTTAAAAGTATATTTATGATAAATTCTGCTTTCTTACATCAAAacagttaaagaaaatatttacagagtacTCACgaaataattgtaaataaatatattacaagaTCCTCTAGTTCAGGTGTCAACAAACTTTATCTGCAATTACTcaacagcaaatattttaggctttatagGCCACATACACAGTGtctgccaatttttttaaaacaacctttaaaaatgtaaagccaTTCTTAGCTCCAGAGCTATAGCTTGTGGACCCCTACTCCAATCACATACTACTACtttttctggcaaaaaaaaacacaaaaaaaaaacaaaaaaaaccacaccctTTTGTTTCCCCCAGAAAGCAAGCAGTCAAATGTAGCCCATAGTGATAACAATATTAATGAGGAGACATTAAACACAAAAGCAGTTTTAGTCTTtgagaaattaatttcacttCTCATATACTGCTGCTGTAGAGGACATGGGGGAGGTAAAGACtaacaaaaattatttccacACTATAAATCAAATATTCTAAATGTATCTTCTCAGCATCCAAGGTACATTAATTGAAGAAGCCAGACTTTAGACATGTATCATTAATAACTCATGTGCTATTCGCCTCCAAAAGATTTGAGGGGACCAAGACTCACAGATGTACACCCTATACATCTAAGCAAAATCCACATCACTTCCAGTTttgcaaggaaataaaaatgtcatcagtTAGAATGACTAATTAGAACTCCCAGGACAGACTTTTTCAACCGGGGTTCCACAGAATCCTAGGGTTCCATGAAGCACTACTTATTCAAGAAATTGTGACTTTAATAATAAACATTGTTTTTTGAACTTTGCACACTTTTGAAAGAGAGGTCACAGTGCTCCAAGGTGATCAAACAGCTCCATTTGCAGCTTTGTGTCAGCTCCTTAAGGTAGTACATTCTTTAGAAATTCCACATAAATTGAGTCATTTAAGAGTCTTTATTCTTACATGCTTGACTTCTTTACTCAGCATAATGATTCTTGTATTAATCCACGTTGTTATGTGTATCCACAGTTTCTTGCTGCTGCTGAaaagtattccactgtatggatataccacaatatCTTCATTAGCCTGTTAATGAACActtgtttccagtttctgaatACTGTGATTAAAGTTCctatgaacattcctgtacaaATCTTTTTTGCTGGGTCATTATGGCAGATGTCCATTTAACTTTCTAAGGAATggcctgttttccaaagtggctgtacaagttttatattcccaccagcaatgtatatgTTCTAGTTACTCCACATCATCATAAACACTGGTATTATCTTTTATAATTCTAGCCATCCTGATGcatctgtcattttaatttgtattttcctagtgactaatgatgttgaccatctctTTCATGTGCTTAAGATCCATTCATAGAACTTCTTCAAGTTTTTGTCAACTTTAAATAGAGTTGTCTTAAGACTTCTTTATGTTTAAGTCCTTTGTCCGACATATgtatcacaaatatatttttctgttctgtggtttgccttttgttcttttttgttcattttatggtTCTCTTTGCATCCtaaaatttttggtaaaatttgtggtatatcccaaatattttttctatatttttcatcttcaagttttatattttcagccTCACAATTTAAGACCATTAACCATTTTCAATTACGTTTGTATTTGGTGTGAGGTAAAGGTCACTGTTcatttctttacagattttttgtCTACTTGTTCTATCAGAGAGGTCTATTTAATCCACAACAATTGTGGActtgtctgtttttcctcttagctcagtttttgctttacatattttgaagctATGTAATTAGGTGTATACAAATTAGAACTGTTATATCTTCCTAATGAATTCGTCCTTTTaacattattcctttttatctccAATAATGTTTCTTGGCTAAAGCCACTGTATCTCCCATTCATATAGTCACACAAGCCATTTCTTAGTTAACATGTGCATCATGGTACATTGTTTCCCATATTTTTACTCTGAACTTCTGTTTATGCTTTGtaaacagcatatagttgggcTTTGCTTTTTTGATTCAGCCTGATAATGTCTTATAATggaaacatttagtccatttgtaTTTAATTACTGATGTAGTTGAGTTTAAGtccatcatctatttattttccatttgtcccCTCATTCTgtcctttgttcttcctttccttccctttctactcaaatatttattattttattttgtgtactcTATAGGCTTATCTTTTAGCATCATTCTTTCGGCGGTTACtgtaaaagatacaaaaatgcaTCTTTAGTTTCTATCTTAAATTAGTAGTACTTTTACCATGTCCCATACAAATAAGAGATTCTTCTAATTTAACTCTATTTACTTCCTCTTTTTGCTATTGCTATCATATAATTTCTTCTACGTGTTATACTGTTTTCCAATATAACATTTCCAATGGAATATTAGAAATTGTTAAAACTATTggtttaaggggcacctgggtggctcagtcattaagcgtctgtcttcggctcagggcatgatcccaggatcctgggatcaagccccatgttaggctcctctactgggagcctgcttcttcctctcccactccccctgcttatgttccctctctcgctggctgtctgtcaaataaataaaatctttaaaaaaacaaaactattggTTTAAGCAATTAACAACCCTGACCACCATATTTAGCTATTCCAGTACTCTTCATTCTATCCTGCTTCTAcgggagaatttttttctttagcctggTGTACTTCCTTAATATTTCCTGAACTGTGGGTATGCCACTGATTacttctctcagcttttgtttatccaagaatatatttatttcatttttgtttctgaaggatattttcaccgAGTACAGAATTACTggttatcaattttttctttcagcgcTTTACAGGTgtcattccactgtcttctgacTTAGTCGGTTAAAAAGTCATCTTTGAAAATTCTTATTATTACTGTGTAACTAACAtgtcttttcccccttctgtttttaagattattctgTTGATATGTGGGTTTTAGCACTGTGATCTAGAACTAGTGCTGAGGGAAACATAGCAATAGCAGGCAGACACAGTACTACAAACTCCTACTATTAGTTGTTAACTACTtaataaatagaattattaattatttcttttggctTAGTGGCACTATGAAAAAGTTTCCAAAACACTAAGGAAAGTGTTTGTTATTTATACTGTTTTGGGTTCACTGAGCTTCCTCCATCAGTGGTCtcaacagttttgaaaaatagccattatttcttcaaatattgcttctacCCCTTTCCCCTATccttttcatcaatgtcttaatCTGcttggctgctataacaaaataccgtaGACTAGacagtttataaacaacagaaatttctcacagtctggaagccagaagtctgagatcaaggtgccagcatgacCTTGTGAGAACCCTCCTCTGTGCTGTAGACTTCCTGCTGTATTCTCACATGGTGAAAGGGGCTCAGGAGCTTTCTGAGGATCTCTTTTATATAAGCATTAATTCCACACATGaaggttccaccctcatgacctcagcACCATCCTAACACTTCGCATCCTAATACCATCAaattgggcattaggatttcaacatgaaatTTGGGGGAACAAACATTCAGACTATAACACTTAGGGACTCCAATTATACATATGTTAAATCATCTGGTTGTGTTACACTTGTTTTTTAtgttgttctgtttctttccatcttGTTTCTTTAGTGCTTTAAACatatcctcacaacaaccctctCAGTGGGTActagaaagaaacacaggaagtATTTTAGGAAATCACTTCAGCATGCTTGGTCTATACTACTTCctaaatgggaaaatgaaaatatttttctctatgtttcacaaataaaccaaaaactgctttgaaaaaaaattaagattagcAAATTACTCCTCCCTTTTAGGGAAAATGCTGGCAATTCAGTTACCTTCAGTCTCATCCATAAAAGCTATTAAATATGTTCAAGAACTTAGGAGGTTATCACaaacaggagacagaaaaaggTATACAAGGAAGGTGCTTAATTTGCAGAAAGTATCACTTGGTTACGATAAAATCTTTTTCAGACACCAAACCTTTGTCTTTTTGCCTCAAATACTTTTTGTCAGTTTAACTTTCCTCTGAATATCTATACattgtattaatatttatgtatccataaaaattttaaagcctttAAATTACCCTTAAATATAgctaaataaaattacttttctccCCAAAGATGAAATATGTATTAATAGCCACATGTAGATAATTTATCAATTTAGTTAAAATAACATGAATGGCATCACTATGTACCTTGCCCTATGGAGCTTATAAGCAGTCTTCACATCTTACATGGTTCTTAAAATGATTCTGTGAGGTAAAAAGGTGTACTTATTTACCATTCCTGttatacaaatgagaaaacaaaagctcAAAACTTAAGTGACTCACCAAAGAGTCACTGAACTACTAAGTAAATCCTGATAAAATAGAGACTTAAAATCTGTATGTTCCTTCAATTAATCTGCTCACAAATAAATTGGCCCATGTGCAGATTACAAGTGAAACACaaacttcctttccttttaatttttgtaatattcttgAGTAAAATTAAGTCAAAGTATGCATGATcatctttttcaaaagaaaaaccacaCCTTAAAGCAATTTTAGTAATATTAAATTATCTGTAAGTCACCAAATTTCATTTACTGTTACACCAAAATGtgcttcaaatatttccttatgatgattattttacttgacaatttttaaaagtatttttagaacTAGGTTTGTACAAAGTAGATAATACTATAAATATTATCTTTGCAGGAGACCTGTAAACATGCCTCTTTCCTCCTTTGGTAGGCCTCTGAACATTTCTCATTGAGGAGAATCATAAATAAATTCCACACTCAATACCGCAAGTGGTTAGGAAAAATTTTCAACTATTCCTGGTTTTATTTCAACACTACTGAGAAGAGGTTTCTGACAAAGCGAAGGACAAAAAACCTCTAGCAAACCTTCCACTGCCATCCAGCCGTTCTAGACTAGccggtgtatttttttttttttttaaagaattctaatACAGTTCAAATCACTGTGCCAGGTTCATTTCAACTCCTTCACTGCCAAACCTGGGGGAAGAGACTGCTTCAGCTTCCCTGCCTTCTCTTTATCTGTGATGACCAACGTATAAAAGCCTCTGCTGTAGCAAACTTTAAACTTcacattatccttatttttcttgATCTTGACAGATTTGGCATCCTTTAGCCTGGCTGTGAGCAGAAAGTCCttgatttcttccattttgtcaGGCATAGCTATGAGCGGTGCAGGGGAGTTTGCAGCTTGCACCACTCAAAAGACGTAcccagtatatttttaaataaagttatttacAATTATCAATAAACTTTTTGAGACCAGTACTGTCAAGTGTTAGACATTCCATCAGAGAAACAGGCCACACTCATTTACTGTATGAACACAGATGTTACCTTCCTCCGCAGCAAGTCATTTCTGTGATTACTTTTATGGGCAGTATAACCCAGTCCTTCAAATacgggaaagaaaaataaatatccatatgAAAAGTCCCTTAGTTCTAAGTATAATAAACCACAGCCACtaatatattataataacataaattatacataatatttCTTGTTACATCTACTGTATTGCAACATATAGGACAAAtaagacatgaagaaaaaaaatcatctctgaaAAATAAGTGGAATTATAAGCNTTATACATAATATTTCTTGTTACATCTACTGTATTGCAACATATAGGACAAAtaagacatgaagaaaaaaaaatcatctctgaaaaataagtggaattataagctatttatttatttatttatttatttttttaaagattttatttatttatttgacagagagagacagccagcgagagagggaacacaaacagagggagtgggagaggaagaagccaggctcacagcagaggagcctgatgtgggactcaatcccataacgccgggatcacgccctgagccgaaggcagacgcctaaccgctgtgccacccaggcgccccaagctgctatttaaattcaactatacaggggcacctggatggctcagtcagttaagcgactgccttcagctcagggcatgatctcagggtcctgggatcgagccccacaaagggggtttcctgctcagagggaagtctgcttctccctttccctctgcctctcccctctgcttctgctctctctctctcaaatattttttaaaaattttaaattcaggggcacctgggtggcacagcggttaagcgtctgccttcagctcagggcgtgatcccagcgttatgggatcgagccccacattaggctcctctgctatgagcctgcttcttcctttcccactcctcctgtttgtgttccctctcgctggctgcctctatctctgtcaaataaataaataaataaaatcttcaaaaaaaatttttttaaattcaactatcaaaaaaaaaagaaagttaatggtAACTCATGCTTGGTTAAAGTAACTGGGTATGGCTAAGATCCATAATTTGATCCTTACATAAGTCAATTAGCTTTGCACTACCAGGAATATCACATACCTATAACTCTGGAcactaaaaaatagtaaatatatttcaGTGGTCTTATGAGGATTTAGCCAAGATGATAGATGGTTCAACGCCATCAGTCATCAGGAGGGTATACAACTCCAAAGGTTGTGACATTGTGTAGATAGATACCTGGGTCctgttgttttcttctgagtAGATACTCAAGTCAACAAAATACTTATAAAACACCTCAATACATTTTATTACctccatatttccttttttactcatttcatgacatttttaatgattgctgctcttcctccttcttttgttCCAACTCAATACATCTTCCAAGAGTCAAGCACAGAGACTTTTATCGTGGCAGTAGGTAGTTCCCTTTGTATCAGGCAGATGTACAAAGTAAAACAGTAATTCTCAATTCTGTGGttaattctttcaataaatattctaTGCTCACATTGTAAGCAATTGAATTTCTTACTAACAGAGTAAGAAATATGTGAACTGTACTTAATGTACTAGAGTAAATTTAGGGTTATTTCTATAATAATGTCATTCCCAAAAATGAATGGGAAAGTGGCTTTGTAGTTTACGAGTTAGAAATTGCTCacaattggggtgcctgggcagctcagtcagttacgcatctgactcttggtttcagcctaagtcatgatttcagggtcctgggatcaggtcccccattgggctccgcactcagcacagagtctgcttgtccttctccctctgcttctccccctcgctctctctctca encodes the following:
- the LOC117796487 gene encoding 60S ribosomal protein L38-like; this translates as MPDKMEEIKDFLLTARLKDAKSVKIKKNKDNVKFKVCYSRGFYTLVITDKEKAGKLKQSLPPGLAVKELK